One segment of Natranaeroarchaeum aerophilus DNA contains the following:
- a CDS encoding TATA-box-binding protein gives MSRLTIASIVATGKIDREFDLATLANDIDCYSYDYEEGRSGLHVQFYEEGPTATIFRSGSCNIRGASSEKALYENKSMLEDAISNLGIEGTISRFQITNIVFTADLNKSIDLNELAVKLGLENVEYEPEQFPGLVYRLDQGVILIFASGKLVLTGFTNRKDAKQALNTLSNKLTDV, from the coding sequence ATGAGTAGATTGACAATTGCTAGTATAGTCGCCACTGGAAAGATAGATAGAGAATTCGATTTGGCGACTCTTGCGAATGATATAGATTGTTATTCGTACGACTATGAAGAAGGTCGCTCTGGGTTACATGTACAATTTTATGAAGAAGGCCCAACAGCCACGATCTTCAGAAGTGGTTCCTGCAACATCCGAGGTGCATCCTCTGAGAAAGCATTATATGAAAACAAGTCGATGTTGGAGGATGCTATATCTAATTTAGGTATTGAGGGAACGATATCTAGATTTCAGATTACCAATATCGTGTTTACTGCAGATTTAAACAAGTCCATTGATCTTAATGAACTTGCTGTCAAGCTGGGATTAGAAAATGTAGAGTATGAACCAGAGCAGTTTCCAGGATTAGTATACCGATTAGATCAAGGAGTTATCTTGATCTTCGCTTCTGGTAAGTTAGTTCTCACAGGATTTACGAATCGCAAAGATGCAAAACAGGCACTCAATACACTATCCAACAAATTGACCGATGTCTAA